The Desulfobulbaceae bacterium DB1 genome includes a region encoding these proteins:
- a CDS encoding addiction module antidote protein, HigA family — MNTIFNPPHPGEVLREEILKPLGLTVTMAAPLLGISRKSLSRIVNCQGGITPEMAIRLEMAFKPSAESWLRHQIAYDLWQTRQKVNFHVNPIGGHGK, encoded by the coding sequence ATGAACACAATATTTAACCCGCCGCACCCCGGCGAAGTGCTCAGGGAAGAGATCCTGAAACCCTTGGGGCTTACCGTCACCATGGCGGCTCCGTTGCTTGGTATCAGCCGGAAGTCGCTTTCCAGGATTGTCAACTGCCAGGGAGGCATCACTCCCGAGATGGCAATCCGGCTGGAAATGGCATTCAAACCAAGCGCGGAATCGTGGCTGCGGCATCAGATCGCCTATGATTTGTGGCAGACCCGACAAAAGGTGAATTTTCATGTCAACCCCATTGGCGGCCATGGTAAGTAA
- a CDS encoding type III-A CRISPR-associated RAMP protein Csm5, with product MQYQLKILSPLHIGCGEEYNGLSYLADKGKLFYFEPDRIFAAIGQKEALRFATWIAEKSRELEVAEQRIKREKEYNKKKHLKDEKKKLLREFTLKKYLQNLRFNFTELLSRATYEVTAPSNFWADQTIIPCIKQAARPYVPGSEIKGAIRTAVLYTRLLNDASLQEFLEAELKKFLADSQTDIKQVANQQRPDRRQKTKLNKAVARIEGSFQAKALRTKNDAKFDLLKFLAVGDSELLDSVVSIKVASSKPVNVSRPFTINYEYLKPDLMLSLPGTGLEDEKSRKVKLAKMAADGEARFKDTVENFLACCHAFASDLLQTEKEYFRLQGKTGVVAHLSEIEKQNTPDSPVLRIGKDEGFFSLTMGMAIKKLWPDLYKNALIHATTGKSYDDQHGGLLPKTRKLVQWANNTELTAGWVKLMPPGTHNRETPQKKAETRKSKESNSPLDVSSLLEKFGKKGR from the coding sequence ATGCAATACCAACTGAAAATTCTTTCCCCCCTCCATATAGGCTGCGGCGAGGAATACAACGGCCTGAGCTACCTGGCAGATAAGGGAAAGTTGTTCTACTTTGAACCGGACAGGATTTTTGCCGCCATCGGCCAGAAAGAGGCGCTACGCTTTGCCACCTGGATTGCCGAGAAGAGCAGAGAGCTTGAAGTTGCGGAACAAAGAATCAAGCGGGAAAAAGAGTATAACAAAAAAAAACATCTTAAAGATGAGAAAAAGAAACTCTTGAGAGAGTTTACTCTCAAGAAATACTTGCAGAATTTGAGGTTTAATTTTACCGAGTTGTTGTCCCGAGCGACTTATGAAGTGACAGCGCCATCCAACTTCTGGGCAGACCAAACAATTATCCCTTGCATCAAGCAGGCAGCGCGACCCTATGTGCCGGGCAGCGAGATCAAAGGGGCCATCAGGACGGCTGTGCTATATACCCGTTTGCTGAACGATGCCAGCTTGCAGGAATTTCTCGAAGCAGAACTGAAAAAATTTCTGGCTGATTCGCAGACAGACATAAAGCAAGTGGCAAACCAACAGCGTCCAGACCGACGGCAAAAGACCAAACTCAATAAAGCCGTTGCGAGAATTGAGGGCTCTTTCCAGGCAAAGGCTCTGCGCACCAAAAACGACGCCAAATTCGACCTGCTCAAATTTCTTGCCGTTGGTGACAGTGAGCTTCTTGATTCGGTCGTGAGCATCAAAGTGGCATCTTCCAAACCGGTTAATGTTTCACGACCGTTCACCATCAATTACGAATATCTGAAACCCGACTTGATGCTGTCCCTGCCGGGAACAGGTCTGGAGGACGAAAAATCGCGGAAGGTCAAGCTTGCCAAAATGGCGGCAGATGGCGAAGCCAGATTCAAGGATACGGTGGAAAATTTTCTCGCCTGCTGTCATGCTTTTGCCTCGGACCTGTTGCAAACGGAAAAGGAATATTTCCGGCTGCAAGGGAAAACTGGAGTAGTCGCGCATCTCTCCGAAATAGAAAAGCAGAATACGCCAGACAGCCCGGTGCTACGGATCGGCAAGGACGAGGGCTTTTTCAGTCTGACCATGGGCATGGCCATTAAAAAACTCTGGCCGGATCTCTATAAAAACGCCCTGATCCATGCCACAACCGGGAAAAGCTATGACGATCAGCATGGCGGACTTCTGCCGAAAACCAGAAAGCTTGTCCAGTGGGCGAACAATACGGAACTGACCGCCGGCTGGGTCAAACTGATGCCGCCCGGCACTCACAATCGTGAGACTCCCCAGAAGAAAGCGGAGACCCGGAAGAGCAAAGAGTCGAATTCCCCTTTGGATGTTTCCAGCCTTCTTGAAAAGTTCGGGAAAAAAGGACGGTAA
- a CDS encoding CopG family transcriptional regulator codes for MATAKIAISIEEDILNRLDILVKSRAFPNRSKAIQEAIREKLNKIEQNRLAVECAKLNPEFEQALADEGISTEREEWPEY; via the coding sequence ATGGCAACTGCAAAAATCGCTATCTCAATTGAAGAAGATATTTTGAACCGTCTTGATATTCTGGTCAAATCCCGCGCTTTTCCAAATCGGAGCAAGGCCATTCAGGAAGCGATCAGGGAAAAGCTGAACAAGATCGAACAAAACCGTTTAGCGGTTGAATGCGCGAAATTGAATCCGGAATTTGAACAGGCTCTTGCTGACGAAGGAATTTCCACGGAAAGAGAAGAATGGCCGGAATATTAA